Proteins found in one Hevea brasiliensis isolate MT/VB/25A 57/8 chromosome 18, ASM3005281v1, whole genome shotgun sequence genomic segment:
- the LOC110666014 gene encoding ubiquitin-conjugating enzyme E2-23 kDa isoform X1, with product MPTTKEYLLNERMSSPSKRRDMDVMKLMMSDYTVEPINDGINEFNVEFHGPKESLYEGGVWKIHVELPDAYPYKSPSIGFLNKIYHPNVDEMSGSVCLDVINQSWSPMFDLLNVFEVFLPQLLLYPNPSDPLNGDAASLMMKDKKQYEEKVKEYCERYAKKENITNALSEDSNEDISEEDVSDAERISSDDNVAGDADP from the exons AT GCCCACGACCAAAGAATATCTGTTAAATGAAAGGATGTCTTCTCCAAGCAAGAGAAGAGATATGGATGTTATGAAATT GATGATGAGTGACTACACTGTGGAGCCAATCAATGATGGGATTAATGAATTCAATGTGGAATTCCATGGGCCAAAAGAAA GCCTTTATGAAGGCGGTGTTTGGAAAATCCATGTGGAGCTACCAGATGCTTACCCATACAAATCTCCTTCCATTGGGTTTCTGAATAAAATATACCACCCTAATGTTGATGAGAT GTCTGGTTCTGTATGCTTGGATGTCATCAACCAATCATGGAGTCCAATGTTTG ATCTTTTAAATGTGTTTGAGGTTTTCCTTCCACAGCTGCTGCTTTATCCAAACCCTTCAGACCCACTTAACGGTGATGCAGCATCCCTAATGATGAAAGATAAGAAACAGtatgaagagaaagtgaaag AGTACTGTGAACGTTATGCAAAAAAGGAAAATATCACCAATGCTCTCTCAGAAGATAGCAACGAAGACATCAGCGAAGAGGATGTTAGTGATGCAGAAAGAATATCAAGTGATGACAATGTTGCGGGTGATGCAGATCCCTGA
- the LOC110666014 gene encoding ubiquitin-conjugating enzyme E2-23 kDa isoform X2: protein MSSPSKRRDMDVMKLMMSDYTVEPINDGINEFNVEFHGPKESLYEGGVWKIHVELPDAYPYKSPSIGFLNKIYHPNVDEMSGSVCLDVINQSWSPMFDLLNVFEVFLPQLLLYPNPSDPLNGDAASLMMKDKKQYEEKVKEYCERYAKKENITNALSEDSNEDISEEDVSDAERISSDDNVAGDADP, encoded by the exons ATGTCTTCTCCAAGCAAGAGAAGAGATATGGATGTTATGAAATT GATGATGAGTGACTACACTGTGGAGCCAATCAATGATGGGATTAATGAATTCAATGTGGAATTCCATGGGCCAAAAGAAA GCCTTTATGAAGGCGGTGTTTGGAAAATCCATGTGGAGCTACCAGATGCTTACCCATACAAATCTCCTTCCATTGGGTTTCTGAATAAAATATACCACCCTAATGTTGATGAGAT GTCTGGTTCTGTATGCTTGGATGTCATCAACCAATCATGGAGTCCAATGTTTG ATCTTTTAAATGTGTTTGAGGTTTTCCTTCCACAGCTGCTGCTTTATCCAAACCCTTCAGACCCACTTAACGGTGATGCAGCATCCCTAATGATGAAAGATAAGAAACAGtatgaagagaaagtgaaag AGTACTGTGAACGTTATGCAAAAAAGGAAAATATCACCAATGCTCTCTCAGAAGATAGCAACGAAGACATCAGCGAAGAGGATGTTAGTGATGCAGAAAGAATATCAAGTGATGACAATGTTGCGGGTGATGCAGATCCCTGA
- the LOC110666026 gene encoding probable inactive receptor kinase At2g26730, producing the protein MKQIPIWVLFISFSLLFHSTNSKVGEEVKSSLINFLAKLSGTNGQPDPSFGWNNATDPCQDKWKGVTCDSQNRSLVRRIYLNQSSLAGVFDAASLCNVPPLGKSLLFIKLDQNSIGGQLPAAISNCRNLIRLLLGQNQFHGNLPDSLAMLKNLKRLDISYNEFSGNLPNLSQKSGLTTFLAQHNELTGEILNFDLSHFEKFNVSFNDFTGPIPVVTGQFDESSFMDNPGLCGPLLKRDCYIQENSTNVEDGKKSKVVSKDEILMYSGYSLLGLVVICVIIYKLVKRNKREEKGDSDDKVASVDDGIEKHSAVSSDHNTGASRSDFSVNSTESAMVSTSLVILTSPVPNGLRFEDLLRAPAELIGRGKHGSLYKVICENGMVLAVKRIKDWAITSSDFKQRMEKIYQANHPNVSPALAFYSSRQEKLLVYEYQQNGSLSRFLHGTQSRRAFDWMSRLSVAASIAEALAFMHQVLHPDGIAHGNLKSSNILLNKHMEPCISEYGLMVVDDQDCSSLVNVNGFKSMQKTEASSPNAFKLDVYGFGVILLELLTGKLVQNNGIDLTKWVHSVVREEWTVEVFDKALISEGASEERMVNLLQIAIKCVNNTPDARPTMNQIALMINTIKEEEERSAAYEP; encoded by the exons ATGAAGCAAATCCCAATATGGGTACTGTTCATTTCATTCTCTCTCCTCTTCCACTCAACAAATTCTAAAGTGGGGGAGGAGGTCAAGAGCTCACTCATCAACTTTCTTGCAAAACTGAGTGGCACCAATGGGCAACCAGATCCAAGTTTTGGTTGGAACAATGCCACTGATCCCTGCCAGGATAAGTGGAAGGGTGTGACCTGTGATAGCCAGAACAGAAGTTTGGTAAGAAGGATATATCTCAATCAGTCCAGTCTTGCTGGAGTTTTTGATGCTGCTTCTCTTTGCAATGTGCCACCTCTTGGTAAATCTCTTCTATTTATTAAGCTTGATCAGAACAGTATTGGTGGACAGCTCCCTGCTGCGATTTCAAACTGCAGAAATCTCATTCGCTTGCTTCTAGGCCAGAACCAATTTCATGGGAACCTTCCTGACTCGCTAGCCATGCTTAAGAATCTGAAAAGACTGGATATTTCATATAATGAGTTCTCTGGTAACTTGCCCAATTTATCGCAGAAATCAGGTCTCACAACATTCCTTGCTCAGCATAATGAGCTTACCGGTGAGATACTGAATTTTGATCTTTCCCATTTTGAAAAGTTCAATGTTTCCTTCAATGATTTCACTGGTCCTATTCCTGTTGTGACGGGACAATTCGATGAAAGCAGCTTCATGGACAATCCTGGATTATGCGGGCCCCTATTGAAAAGAGATTGTTATATTCAGGAGAATTCAACAAATGTTGAAGATGGGAAGAAATCAAAAGTTGTCTCAAAAGATGAGATTCTTATGTACTCTGGCTATAGTTTACTGGGCTTGGTTGTTATCTGTGTCATCATTTACAAGCTGGTTAAgagaaacaagagagaagaaaaaggtgATTCAGATGACAAGGTTGCATCAGTTGATGATGGTATAGAGAAGCATTCTGCTGTTTCAAGTGATCATAATACTGGGGCAAGCAGATCAGATTTCTCAGTCAATTCCACTGAAAGTGCGATGGTTTCTACCTCACTGGTAATTCTTACAAGTCCAGTGCCGAATGGTTTGAGATTTGAGGACTTGCTGAGGGCTCCTGCAGAGTTGATTGGAAGAGGAAAGCATGGAAGCCTCTACAAGGTTATCTGTGAGAATGGAATGGTGTTGGCTGTCAAAAGGATTAAGGATTGGGCAATTACAAGCAGTGACTTTAAGCAGAGAATGGAGAAGATTTACCAAGCAAACCACCCAAATGTATCTCCAGCTCTTGCCTTTTATAGTTCCAGACAAGAGAAGCTATTGGTTTATGAGTACCAGCAGAATGGAAGTCTCTCCAGGTTTCTCCATG GAACCCAATCGAGACGAGCATTTGACTGGATGAGCAGACTCAGTGTTGCAGCTAGCATTGCCGAGGCATTGGCCTTTATGCATCAGGTGCTTCATCCTGATGGGATTGCTCATGGAAACTTAAAATCCTCTAACATCTTACTGAATAAGCACATGGAGCCTTGCATAAGCGAGTATGGACTTATGGTTGTTGATGATCAAGACTGTTCTTCACTTGTCAATGTCAATGGTTTCAAAAGCATGCAAAAAACTGAGGCTAGTTCTCCTAATGCCTTCAAGTTAGACGTCTATGGTTTCGGAGTGATTCTGCTTGAACTACTAACAGGAAAGCTAGTGCAGAATAATGGAATAGACTTAACTAAATGGGTTCATTCAGTCGTTCGAGAGGAATGGACGGTAGAGGTTTTTGACAAGGCCCTTATATCAGAAGGTGCAAGTGAAGAGAGAATGGTGAACTTGCTTCAGATAGCTATAAAATGTGTTAACAACACTCCAGATGCTAGGCCTACAATGAATCAAATTGCTCTCATGATCAACACTATtaaggaggaagaagagaggtCTGCAGCTTATGAACCTTGA